One genomic segment of Helianthus annuus cultivar XRQ/B chromosome 14, HanXRQr2.0-SUNRISE, whole genome shotgun sequence includes these proteins:
- the LOC110907276 gene encoding uncharacterized protein LOC110907276, with amino-acid sequence MHQHLAYRPAEAEEHSKFIPKIALAPLTKEKLPPTVGKFNDLTDPDGHVRVFTSVGVMGGWNMPMWCHLFIQTFTGAARAWFDSLPPGKISSWVDFRKQFVNHFSQQRGYQRDTAEVTDIWQRENEGLEDFITRFNKECLEIGGVCEQLMRAHFKKAIRCDSLIRTITGKDGMPKEWDKLMEAAKIVVQTEESLAGNKNSYTEDRFSKGSSRDNNKRNKNKSQDWKSGKPRGYDDRTRYREDARETIDRIGYRKAVRDDNREKHWTPLIKTPKEVLMTENHDFKAPRPMTNKKGQDPNLYCDFHKDTGHLTDDCISLRQEIEKALKSGKLGHLVKNVCKETRQIQRHDDGNHKKVRRMETHMVNGPRYSAREKGKRPYEPSWQEQQVIFPVVRGGPRTTRPIVITGIVGHYETEYIFIDPGSTADIIYEQCFNQFDDEDKARLEPVDYPLSGFCNEMVFPLGQISFPVTFSDGKHSRTTNVNFMVMPVKSRHDVLIGRETQGELNMVTSTPHSAIGFPTETGVAIIYAKKKVMSAEEMRRTKAAKVSTTEPEKWVLNRKYPEQTVTIGHAISPNIRTHLKQLQFRNMDIFA; translated from the coding sequence ATGCACCAACATCTTGCCTACAGGCCGGCTGAAGCTGAAGAACACTCAAAGTTCATTCCGAAGATTGCTTTAGCCCCATTGACAAAAGAAAAATTGCCTCCGACAGTCGGGAAATTCAACGACCTAACTGATCCAGACGGTCACGTTAGAGTATTCACAAGTGTTGGCGTTATGGGAGGTTGGAATATGCCAATGTGGTGTCACTTGTTTATCCAGACGTTTACGGGGgctgctcgcgcctggttcgacagccttcCGCCTGGAAAAATTAGCTCATGGGTTGATTTCAGAAAACAGTTTGTTAACCATTTCAGCCAACAAAGAGGTTACCAGCGCGACACAGCCGAGGTAACAGACATCTGGCAAAGAGAGAACGAGGGATTAGAAGACTTCATCACTCGCTTTAACAAAGAATGTTTGGAGATTGGCGGTGTATGCGAGCAACTCATGCGCGCTCATTTTAAGAAGGCCATTCGCTGTGATAGTCTCATCAGAACTATCACCGGAAAAGATGGAATGCCCAAGGAATGGGATAAGCTCATGGAAGCTGCGAAAATAGTTGTGCAAACTGAAGAGTCGTTGGCTGGTAATAAGAACTCTTATACTGAAGATCGCTTCTCCAAAGGAAGCTCGCGAGACAACAACAAGCGCAACAAAAACAAAAGTCAAGATTGGAAATCCGGAAAACCGAGAGGTTACGACGATAGAACGCGCTACAGAGAAGACGCGCGAGAGACAATTGACAGAATTGGGTATCGAAAAGCAGTCAGGGATGATAACCGAGAaaaacactggactccgctcataaAAACACCAAAAGAGGTGCTAATGACAGAGAACCATGACTTCAAGGCTCCAAGGCCTATGACgaacaagaaagggcaagacccgAACCTGTACTGCGATTTCCACAAGGATACAGGCCATCTCACAGATGACTGTATCAGCTTACGTCAAGAGATCGAGAAAGCGCTAAAGAGCGGAAAGTTAGGCCACCTGGTGAAAAACGTGTGCAAAGAAACGCGCCAGATCCAGCGCCATGACGACGGGAATCACAAGAAAGTCCGGCGCATGGAGACACATATGGTTAACGGACCGAGATACAGCGCAAGAGAAAAAGGCAAGCGCCCGTATGAGCCATCTTGGCAAGAACAACAAGTCATTTTCCCGGTAGTACGCGGGGGCCCTCGCACAACTCGCCCCATTGTTATTACTGGTATTGTTGGTCATTACGAAACAGAGTACATCTTTATTGACCCAGGAAGTACAGCAGACATCATCTATGAGCAATGCTTTAACCAGTTCGACGATGAAGATaaagcgagactcgagccagtcgaCTACCCTCTGTCAGGCTTCTGTAACGAAATGGTCTTCCCACTAGGCCAAATCAGCTTTCCCGTCACATTCTCTGACGGAaagcattcaagaacaacaaatgtgaattTCATGGTAATGCCTGTCAAATCAAGGCATGATGTGTTGATTGGGAGAGAAACCCAAGGCGAATTAAACATGGTAACTTCCACACCCCACTCAGCCATCGGGTTTCCAACTGAGACGGGGGTGGCAATTAtctatgcaaagaagaaagtaaTGTCAGCAGAAGAGATGCGCCGAACCAAAGCGGCGAAAGTTTCAACAACTGAACCAGAAAAGTGGGTTTTAAACCGAAAGTACCCAGAGCAAACGGTGACGATAGGCCACGCAATCTCACCAAACATCAGAACGCACCTCAAACAACTCCAGTTTAGGAACATGGACATTTTCGCCTAG